The segment GGCCGGCAGCGGACCACCGTGGGCATCGTCGGCAATGACGGCCGCGTGGACGGCACCAGGCTGACCGCCCTGGCCGGCGTGCAGGAACTGGTGCACATCACCCAGCCCTACAAGCTGGTCTCCCGTGAGTGGAGGCAGGAGTCGACCATCGTCCGCCTCCCCGGCGGCCTGACCATCGGGGGCGACGAGGTGCCGGTCATTGCGGGCCCCTGCTCCGTCGAGGGTGAGGCACAGCTGCTCGCCGCGGCGCATATCGTGAAGGAGGCGGGCGCCACGCTCCTCCGCGCCGGCGCCTTCAAGCCACGGAGCTCGCCCTACTCGTTCCAGGGGCTGGGTCAGGAAGGGTTGAAGCTGCTGGCGCTTGCCCGCCGGGAAACCGGATTGCTGATCGTGACGGAAGCCGTGGATCCCGAAGGGGTCGACGCGGTGGCCGAGGTGGCCGACATCATCCAGATCGGCGCGCGCAACATGCAGAATTACTCCCTGCTCCGCCGGGCAGGCCGGGCCGGGAAGCCGGTCCTGTTGAAGCGCGGAATTGCCGCGACCATCCAGGAGCTGCTCCTGGCCGCCGAATACCTGCTGGCCGAGGGCAACGCCGATATCGTGCTCTGCGAGCGGGGCATCCGGAGCTACGACACCCAGAACCGCAATCTTCTCGACCTGAGCGCCATCCCCACGGTGCATGCGCTGTCCCACCTGCCGATCATTGCCGACCCGAGCCATGGCACTGGCCGGAGGGACATGGTTCCCTCGATGGCCCGGGCCGCCGTAGCCGCCGGCGCCGATGGCCTGCTGGTGGAGGTCCACCCTTCGCCCGAGCAGGCGCTCTCCGACGGCGCGCAAAGCCTCCGGCCGGAGCAGTTTGGGCAAATGATGGGAGAGCTGCGCCTCATCGCCGACGCGATCGGCCGGCGAATCGCGGAACCGGCCGGGGCGCGCACGTGATCGGCTGCCGCGCGGCCCTGATCGGCCTGGCCGTCGCCCTCGGCACCGCGCCGGCGCACGCCCAGCGCGCCGATTCCATTGTCCAGCGCACGGCGACCATCTACCGGCAACTGCATTCCCTCACCGCCAGCTTCGACCAGGTGGTCAGCAATGAGATGCTCGGCACCTACAACAGCCAGGGCCGGCTGGCGCAGTCGGGGCCGTCGCGCCTCTCGATGCGGTTTACCGATCCGGCTGGCGAAGCCATCGTCATCGATGGCACCTCGATCTGGATCTACACGCCGAGCACCGCACCAGGACAGGTGCTTCGGGCGCCGATCGTGCGCGCGGCCGGCTACGGCGTAAACCTGCTGGGATGGCTGCTCGATCGGCCGACCGAGCGCTATACGGTGAGCTACCTGCGCGCCGACGATATTGC is part of the Gemmatimonadales bacterium genome and harbors:
- the aroF gene encoding 3-deoxy-7-phosphoheptulonate synthase codes for the protein MLVVMRHDAREEEIQAVVETIRSMGYEARPMPGRQRTTVGIVGNDGRVDGTRLTALAGVQELVHITQPYKLVSREWRQESTIVRLPGGLTIGGDEVPVIAGPCSVEGEAQLLAAAHIVKEAGATLLRAGAFKPRSSPYSFQGLGQEGLKLLALARRETGLLIVTEAVDPEGVDAVAEVADIIQIGARNMQNYSLLRRAGRAGKPVLLKRGIAATIQELLLAAEYLLAEGNADIVLCERGIRSYDTQNRNLLDLSAIPTVHALSHLPIIADPSHGTGRRDMVPSMARAAVAAGADGLLVEVHPSPEQALSDGAQSLRPEQFGQMMGELRLIADAIGRRIAEPAGART
- a CDS encoding outer membrane lipoprotein carrier protein LolA, which gives rise to MIGCRAALIGLAVALGTAPAHAQRADSIVQRTATIYRQLHSLTASFDQVVSNEMLGTYNSQGRLAQSGPSRLSMRFTDPAGEAIVIDGTSIWIYTPSTAPGQVLRAPIVRAAGYGVNLLGWLLDRPTERYTVSYLRADDIAGTAVDVLQMTPAVEGLPFTSATLWLAKSDGLPRRIEVSEPSGNHRTLTLSKLRTNVTLPPDTFVFTPPKGVKVIDQ